gacaggcagacagacagagagacagacagacagacagacagacaggcagacagagagacagtgagtcaggcagacagacagagagacagacagacaggcagacagacaggtacctgaTGCGGTAGGTGAAGAAGAAGTGCGGCGGATGGACGGAGGAAAGCTCCGGCAAGAAGGAAGTGGAGACGGAGACGGTGATGTCACCAGTGGTCGCCACACACTGCTTATCATGaacatacctgcacacacacacacacacacacacagtttgtaaTGCTCATAGCAGCAcaacacaatgtgtgtgtgtgtgcatatttgtgtgtgtgtgtgtgtgttacctgaagATCTGGTCTCTGATGATTGGATATTCTCCTGTGACAACGTTGTTGACGTAGGTGGTGAACCACTCCGAGAAACTAgagcctggacacacacacacacacaaataaatactattataagaatataaataaatatgactcCCAGATTTATAGCGTCATTCAGTTGGAGGCAGTCCAGCTCTCAATATTAATCCTGAGTTTCCTGGCTTTATGGATACATAACATTGTGTGTCGTCTGCATAGCAATGCAAATCTTTCACCGTTCTCTGTTTCCCCAACGACCTGAAGGTACCTGGGCTCCGCACCGCGGCTATCACCGCCGGAAACGAGCCAAGAGGCGGAGTAAACGTGCAGGTGCCTGGGTTAAGCTGAGGAGTCTTGCccgctctcgctctccctcggCACCGGCCGACCTTTTCCAGCTCCGCGATGTCGGACCTGGACGGCTATGTCGCTCCATTCCTCGGCGTTCCCTGGAGACGAGGTACGCCTTTCTTCGATCGATTACCCCGGACACAGACCTGGACACCAGGATGCTGCCTTGCGGGCTCCCCGCTAggcagtgtctgtctgtctctctgtctgcctgtctgtctgtctgcctgtctgtctgtctggctatCTGTGAAGTGCGGTGGGGTAGTCTTCCAGAACCTCCGCCCTCTGCCGTGGGTGCCGTCGTCGGATTATGAATCTGCTGCTGCCCCAGTCAAAATGGCTTTGATCAACGCAAGATCTCTATCCAATAAGACTTTTATTcttaatgactttttcaccGCCCATGGATTGAATTTCTTGCTGGTGACGGAAACTTGGCTTAACGTTGGTGAGCTTGCTCCACTTGTTGAACTCTGTCCTGATGACTGTAACTTTTTTAGCACGCCGAGACCCTCCGGACGTGGCGGGGGTCTAGCCGTTGTgtttaaaaatcattttaattgcCGCCTATTAAACTCTGATCATTTCTCCAGCTTCGAGGTGCAATTAATTAAAGTAGGCCTGGTCAATCCCCTTTTAATTGCTCTTGTGTATCGTCCGCCAAGAATACATAAAGACTTTATTCCACAATTTGCGGACTTTCTTTCAAATACCATGCCTAACTTAGAGTCCTGATTCTTGGTGACTTTAATATTCATGTTTGCTGTCCCTCTAAGCCTCTTGTGAGTGAATTTATGCATCTGGTTGAATCTTTTAATCTTGCTCAGCTTACTACTGGCCCTACTCACAAGCTAGGCCATACACTCGACCTAGTCTTATCGTTTGGTTTTCCGATTTGCAATATGGAAATAATTGATGCTTGTCTGTCGGATCATAGTACTGTTGTATTTGATTCATTCCTGCCTTTCTCACCTACTAAATCTCAGCTCCCTGTACGTTGCTGTCGCTACATTAACTCTTTGACTGCCAATAAGATCTCCGAGGCCCTCATAGCTGCTCCCAATACCTGTACTACTGAGGCTTCTCCTCCCCATCTCAACACTGAGGAACTTATTTCCTTATTTAACACCACCTGCTTTTCTATTCTGGATTCTGTTGCCCCCCGTAAATTGAAAAAGCCTAAGCCTAAAGGTTTGCCTTGGCTTAATGACACCACCAGAGCCCTAAGGAGGGAGTGCAGAAAAGCAGAGCGGAAGTGGAAGTGTGATAAGGGACAATCTTCTCAAATATCAGGGAGCAGTTAAGGCTGCGAGAGCAAAATACTTTTCTGACCTCATCTCCAGCAACTCTCATAATCCCAAGGTCCCAAGGTTCAGTACCATTAACTCTGTCATCTGTCCCGCCCCCAGTACCAGCTTAGATGTGTCCCCAACTAAGTGCGAagaatttttaaaatttttcatTAGCAAAGTTGAGGACATCAAAATGAACATTTCCCCCTCCACCCGTGACCTAGCCGTCTCACTGGTCTGTTCATCTGACTTGGACTGTTTCCAACCCATCACGCTACCCTCCCTTATAGAGATTGTTTCTTCCATGAAATCTGCAACCTGCCCCCTTGATATTGTCCCCACTGCTCTCCTGAAGGATGTCCTTGACATAGCTGGTCCCAGCATCCTCTCTATAATCAACTGCTCTCTGGCCACTGGTACCGTTCCAAACTGCTTCAAGCACACAGTGGTCCAGCCCCTCCTGAAAAAACCCAACTTAGACCCCACCTTGCCTAGTAACTTCAGACCAATCTCTAAACTTCCATTCCTGTCAAAGGTTCTTGAAAAGGTCATTCTCTGTCAATTGCTGCCCTACTTAcaccaaaataacattttggaaagatttcagtcaggttttaggGCTTACCATAGCACAGAGTCTGCCTTGTTGAAAGTGTCCAATGACCTGCTCCTCTCTATCGAATCCAGTGACTGTGCTGTCCTGATTCTTCTTGACCTCAGCGCAGCGTTCGATACAGTGGACATTTTAATTGACCGTCTCCAGTACGAGGTTGGTGTTGGTGGCACTGCCTTGACCTGGTTCACATTCTACCTCAGCAATAGAAGTTTCTCCGTCAACATAGGCAATTTTTCCTCTCCCCCAGCTAGTCTCTCCTGCGGGGTCCCACAGGGTTCCAGCCTAGGTCCCATTCTGTTCTCTATTTACATACTTCCCCTTGGtcaaatcattcaaaagtacAACATTTCCTTCCAttgctatgcagatgacacacgGCTCTATCTCCCCCTGAAACCAAACTCTCGGTGCAATCTAAACAGTCTGATGGACTACCTTGAGGATATCAAGTGTTGAATGGCTCAAAACTTCCTGCAGCTGAATGAAAGCAAGTCTGAAGTTGTCCTATTCAGCCCTCCTGACTCCATCAAATTGATTGCCAACAGCCTAGGCAACCTGTCCACTCTTGTTAAACCCTATGTCAAAAACCTTGGTGTGATATTTGACTCCGCCTTTAAGTTTGACAAGCAGGTCAATGCAGTAGTAAAAGCCAGTTTCTTCCAGCTTCGTACTATTGCCAAAATCaagttttttctctcattcaagGATCTTGAGAAGGTCATCCATGCCTTCGTATCCTCCCGCTTAGACTATTGCAATTCCCTGTATACTGGGATTAGTCAGTCGTCCCTGTCCCGCCTGCAACTGGTCCAACTGCCCCCTCTCTATCAGATCTGCCCCTTCTCTATCAGATCTGCCCCCTCTCTGTCAGATCTGCCCCCTCTCTATCAGATCTGCCCCCTCTCTATCAGATCTGCCCCCTCTCTATCAGATCTGCCCCCTCTCTGTCAGATCTGCCCCTTCTCTATCAGATCTGCCCCCTCTCTATCAGATCTGCCCCCTCTCTATCAGATCTGCCCCCTCCACTGATTCCTTCAAGTCCAGGCTCAAAACATACTTTTATTCTTTAGCGTGTGGATCCTCCTGATGTGGTTTGATATGTGCCTATGCCAATGATTTGTCGATTTATACCCATGTGCTGTGTGTATTGAAGCTTAtgtgggtgtttttgtttttagtcttttttattgtgattttactGCCTGCTCTagtttgtacagcactttggtcaacgtgagttgtttttaaatgtgctttataaataaatttgacttgacttgactagtATTAATACACTGCACAGTATCTATATGTAGTATTAATACACTACACAGTATCTATGCCATAATATATGGTGTTAATATATAGTATTAGCAGATGGATGAACCCACCAGTGATGAACATGTCGATGGCTGAAGGATCCTGAGCCATCTgatcctgagagagagacagagagagagagagagagagagacacagagagagagagacaggcagagagagagagagagagagagagggagagagagagaaagagagagagggagacaggcagagaggatgAGTTACATTTACAACAACACAGCCCCACTCCCCCTCagatcagagacagacaggcagacaggcaggcagacaggtacgGACCGGACAGTGGTAGAAGATGTCAGACAGGTGTCGTCCCTCAGTCGGCTCCAGAGCCAGATACTGGCTGAGGCCGGTGTGGAAGCAGaaggtgagagggagacagttCCTCATCCCCTTCCTCTGCTGGAAGCCTCCGGCCGCCGTCTCCACGTCCAGCAGGTCCTCCGACCGGTAGTGGTTAGACAGGGACATGCTGCCCAtcagcctgcagacagacaggcagacagacaggtagtggTTAGACAGGGACATGCTGCCCAtcagcctgcagacagacagacagacagacaggtagtggTTAGACAGGGACATGCTGCCCAtcagcctgcagacagacagacagacagacaggtagtggTTAGACAGGGACATGCTGCCCAtcagcctgcagacagacaggcagacagacaggtagtggTTAGACAGGGACATGCTGCCCAtcagcctgcagacagacaggcagacagacaggtagtggTTAGACAGGGACATGCTGCCCAtcagcctgcagacagacaggcagacagacaggtagtggTTAGACAGGGACATGCTGCCCAtcagcctgcagacagacaggcagacagacaggtagtggTTAGACAGGGACATGCTGCCCAtcagcctgcagacagacaggcagacagacaggtagtggTTAGACAGGGACATGCTGCCCAtcagcctgcagacagacaggcagacagacaggtagtggTTAGACAGGGACATGCTGCCCAtcagcctgcagacagacaggcagacagacaggtagtggTTAGACAGGGACATGCTGCCCAtcagcctgcagacagacaggcagacagacagacagacagacagacagacagacagacagacagacagacagacagacagacagacatgcagacagacagacagacagacagacagacagacatgcagacagacagacagacagacatgcagacagacagacagacatgcagacagacagacagacagacagacagacagacagacatgcagacagacagacagacagacagacatgcagacagacagacagacagacagacatgcagacagacaggcagacagacagacagacagacagacagacagacagacagtcagacagacatgcagacagacagacagacatgcagacagacagacagacagacagacatgcagacagacagacatgcagacagacagacagacagacagacagacagacagacatgcagacagacaggcagacagacagacagacagacagacagacagtcagacagacatgcagacagacagacagacatgcagacagacagacagacagacagacagacagacagacatgcagacagacagacagacatgcagacagacagacagacatgcagacagacagacagacagacagacatgcagacagacagacagacagacaggtactgACCCTGGTACCACCAGTTTCTGTCCGTTGTGAATGCGGTAGGAACAGCGATAGTCGTCTGGAAGCTTGCAGCCAATCTGAGCCTCGATAGCATCAAGCTCCGCCTCCTTGGCTCCGTCTGAAACCAGGAAGTGAACAGGAGGTGAACGGGCACGGCCGCGTTAGCCAATGAGACACAGTTAGaggccgtgtgtgtgttgcgtcaCCTTTCAGTGATGCGATCATGCGGGGACAGCGCTGCAGCAGGAAGTCCTTCAGCTGCTCCCAGGCTCTCTTCAGGACGGAGTAGTGCTGCTGGTACCGACCCAGGTCAGAGTAGTACAGTCTGAACAGACTGAGCCACGACACGCCGCGCTGCTGCCGGTCcgcgctgcacacacacacacacacacacacacagaacaaggTCATTCATGTCTACCTTGAAGTTCTGTAGCAGGAGAACGTCTCACAGTTAAGACATAAGGTAGAGCCATTTATATCTATGGGTTAAGGCAGAGTAGAGCCATATATATCTACGGGTTAAGGCAGAGTAGAGACATATATATCTATGGGCTGGTCAGTACTCACTCAGTCAGCAGCCAGTGTTTGGAGCAGAGGTTCTTCCACAGCGGGTTGTGACCTGACAACTCATTCAACCTCCTGTTGACATAACTacagctggagagacagacaggcagagagacagacaggcagagaggggagacaggcagagagacacagagacagacaggcagagaaacaggTTAGACAGCTCCCCTATCAGACAGACTGCTCACTAATATATGGATCTGAACCAGATTAAGGCAAACTGTCATTAACTCTATAAACAGACTcgctgaatagaatagaatagaatagaatagaatagaatagaatagaatagaatcgaATCGAATAACAGAGTTcatgtttctccctctctgttaaAACCAGAGCCATATACTAGTATAGGTTAAAGGCTTAATAGCCTTTAACTGTATTTATGAAGCACTTTCCCAGTCTTAGAGTCCTTATGTTCCACtgaatacacacccacacacacacccacacacacacacccatacacacacacccacacacacacagtgaggatTGATACTGACAGAGATGCAATGCAAACCTGTTTAACAACAGAAAtatgatgaaatgttttgtagTTTCTTCTGTTGCTGATCTGCAGCTCTGGTTTTATGTATCAACCTGAGCATTCATTAGTTGATATGGTGTAATTTAATATAATAAACTAAAACCTTTACTGGAAACCTTGACTGGATCTGGAAGTACAGCACAAGCTTCAGACTGAGCAGCAGATGATCGATGGTTTTGATGTTAATGACATTAGTTAACTGTCAGGTTAATGACTGTCTAACACTGCAGGCATCACTCTGCTGTCGGACTGGATACTGCTAAACACTGCAGTACACTGAatatactgcagtactacttgACAGTGACAGTACTctgacagaaacactgacacacacactgcctgtaATGATAACAGTACTTTTTTATGAATATCaatgttgttgtcattgttagtactagtactagtagtagttgtagaaatagtagtactagtaactttagtagtgatagtaatagaaatagtagttgtagcagtagtaactGTAGCAGTAGGAGATGTTAGTATAACATCTGTTACTACTAGATGTTAGTActcagtaatagtaatagtagtagtagtaacagatGTTAGTActcggtagtagtagtatctgtagtactagtagtagattagattagttgTGAGTTATCTTACAACAGTCGCACATTCAGACTCAGCTACGTAAACAAAACCAACGCAGTTAGCAGCTGCTAAATTAGCAAGATCTTTATCATTATTGTTAGCGATGTTTTTCTCAGTCGCCATGTTAGCCCGCTGCTACCTGACAGCTAGCCGGTTAGCCTGGTTTTCTGTCCACAGTTTCCCAACAGAAACCTGCACTGAACCTCAAGCTAACCTAACTAGCTTCTGAGGCTACAGATGTCATATCACTGACTGCCTGCTGGCTACTGTTGGCTTCCTTACTTCTGCAAATACATGCGTGCTAAAAAAGTGTTTCCTTCGCTAAATAAAGTTGGTGAACAACTTGTTTGAGAGTTTCCTCCCCAGTCTGCTGTCAGACGGACTGGACTGACCGGCTCACTAATGTTAGCTTCTACTGATCAGATGCAatgttgctctctgtctctaatGTTAGCTTCTGTCGCTTCACTGCGGCGGAAACGTGTTTACTTCACTCGTTCTGCAGAaaacgtttttatttttatattccgCCTTCTGCTCAGTGTTTCTGGCTGCAGCAGCTAGCTAGTTTCTCTGCTAGAACGTATTGTTGTTAGCCGCCGGTTAGGTAAGGTTAGCTTGCTCGCTTATGCAACTTGtttactctgctctccttctGTGAAGCTGAACTGTTCCTGCCGGTTCCCTCCTGCAGactgacacacagcagactgaaACTCACTGCAGCAAGTCTCTGAAGTCCAGGAAGGAGAAGATGAGCAGCAGCGGGTCTGAAGGAAGATTATCCAGCCGTAACTCCATGGACGCTGCCATTGTTGGCAACACTCTGGGTGCGTTCGTTTTCCTGACCCGCGGGGCCGGAGGGGTTTGACTGGGGCTGAGCCGGGGCGGGTCATGCAACAGACTGATGAAAGTCTGTTGTAATGAAATATTCTGGAGTTCAGCTGCTGCAAACAAAGAAGACGTAAAGATCTGACAAGGGCAAGATAAACAGATGTTaataattagattagattagattagattagattagattagattattttaGATTAGACTAACGATGAAACTTtaaaggggaaattgggtcaatAGGATAAAGCCATGACCAGGAAATCAATAGGACCAGAGCAGATCGAGGGTCACAACATGACTGTCTATGGATTTATATGTATGCAGggtgagataagataagataaaataagataagataagataagatatgcAAGTTGTCTAAACCAATTCACATTAAATATATCAGATCTACagatgttataataataataatgttgacaACCAATAGAACAGCAATTTTCTTCAGTTTTGTGTCCAAAAGCTCTCATCCATCACACCGCACCTTCAGTAAAACTCTAAAAATCGAGCGCACCCAGTTGAAAACCTGCTCCGCCCCTGCTGGAGGTACCGGGATAAAGAACAAACGTCTCTAACCACGCCcccttgtgtctgtctgtttgtcaacAAGCAACCCAAgagacacgcacgcacacacacacacacacacacacacacacacacacacacacacacacatacacacacacacacacacacacacacacacacactaacctatGCAGGTAACCAGAACATTTTCTCAGAGAGTCACACCAGTCTTTTACTTCAGTCATGGTACTAATATTGTGAcagtgtagtactgtagtaaaaTACTCTGGTAGAAGAGTAAAAGTATTAACAGTGTCACTGTAACAGCAAAGATCCTCCAACTTCTACCAGCTGCTGGTAGTACTGCAAAACAGCCAGTAGAGGGAGACAAACTCTTATTAGTATTCAAACAGGAACCTCAGAGGAaagcagtactactactactactgaaactactactactactactactactactactactgctactgctactactgctactactgaaactactactgctactactactgctactgctactactactgctactgaaactattactactgctactgctactactactactactactgctactactactactgctactactactactactgctactactactgctactgaaactactacttctactgctactactactattagtactgctactactactactactactgctactactactactgaaactactactactactactgctactggtgTTACTACTACAGTTACTCAGTTactgcttattattattattattattattgttattaattatTAGACCAGCTTAAGGGcaagtgtgttgtgtttcaaATACTCTGCTCTGATGAAGCAGGCGagctgtatctgtgtgtgtgtg
The window above is part of the Centroberyx gerrardi isolate f3 chromosome 21, fCenGer3.hap1.cur.20231027, whole genome shotgun sequence genome. Proteins encoded here:
- the fbxo3 gene encoding F-box only protein 3, with product MAASMELRLDNLPSDPLLLIFSFLDFRDLLHCSYVNRRLNELSGHNPLWKNLCSKHWLLTDADRQQRGVSWLSLFRLYYSDLGRYQQHYSVLKRAWEQLKDFLLQRCPRMIASLKDGAKEAELDAIEAQIGCKLPDDYRCSYRIHNGQKLVVPGLMGSMSLSNHYRSEDLLDVETAAGGFQQRKGMRNCLPLTFCFHTGLSQYLALEPTEGRHLSDIFYHCPDQMAQDPSAIDMFITGSSFSEWFTTYVNNVVTGEYPIIRDQIFRYVHDKQCVATTGDITVSVSTSFLPELSSVHPPHFFFTYRIRIEMSSDALPEAACQLDSRYWKITNANGNVEEVRGPGVVGEFPVMTPGKVHEYASCTTFSTTSEYMEGHYTFHRLANKEEVFHVAIPRFHMVCPPFRESVVRSQGTANDTSRFDDDDSDGDDTDDFGNGDLRGINMAAVEGGRCPRHI